Proteins from one Balaenoptera musculus isolate JJ_BM4_2016_0621 chromosome 7, mBalMus1.pri.v3, whole genome shotgun sequence genomic window:
- the LOC118898252 gene encoding glycerol kinase-like, protein MAATKKAVLGQLVGAVDQGTSSTRFSVFNPKTAELVSHHQVEIKQEFPKEGWVEQDPKEILQSVYECIEKTCEKLGQLNISNIKAIGISNQRETTVVWDKLTGEPLYNAVVWLDLRTQSTVESLSKSIPVNNNFVKTKTGLPLSTYFSAVKLRWLLANVRKVQKAVEEDRALFGTIDSWLIWSLTGGASGGVHCTDVTNASRTMLFNIHSLEWDKELCEFFEVPMKILPSVRSSSEIYGLMKAGALEGVPISGCLGDQSAALVGQLCFQDGQAKNTYGTGCFLLCNTGHKCIFSKHGLLTTVAYKLGRDKPVHYALEGSVAIAGAVVRWLRDNLGIIKTSGEIEKLAKEVGSSYGCYFVPAFSGLYAPYWEPSARGIICGLTQFTNKCHIAFASLEALCFQTREILDAMNRDCGIPLSHLQVDGGMTKNKILMQLQADILYIPVVKPLMPETTALGAAMAAGAAEGVGVWSLEPEDLSAVTMERFEPQINAKESEIRYSTWKKAVMKSMGWVSTQSSENGDPSIFSSLPLGFFIVSSMVMLIGARYLSGVP, encoded by the coding sequence ATGGCAGCCACGAAGAAAGCAGTTTTGGGGCAGTTGGTGGGAGCAGTGGACCAGGGCACAAGCTCGACGCGCTTTTCGGTTTTCAATCCAAAAACAGCCGAACTAGTTAGTCATCATCAAGTGGAAATAAAACAAGAGTTTCCGAAAGAAGGATGGGTGGAACAAGACCCTAAGGAAATCCTGCAGTCCGTCTATGAGTGTATAGAGAAAACGTGTGAGAAACTTGGACAGCTCAATATTTCCAACATAAAAGCTATTGGTATCAGTAACCAGAGGGAGACCACTGTGGTCTGGGACAAGTTAACTGGAGAACCTCTCTACAATGCTGTGGTGTGGCTTGATCTAAGAACCCAATCTACCGTTGAGAGTCTTAGTAAAAGCATTCCAGTAAATAATAACTTTGTCAAGACCAAGACAGGCCTTCCACTTAGCACTTACTTCAGTGCAGTGAAACTTCGTTGGCTCCTTGCCAACGTGAGAAAAGTTCAAAAGGCAGTTGAAGAAGATAGAGCTCTTTTTGGGACCATTGATTCATGGCTTATTTGGAGCTTGACAGGAGGAGCCAGTGGAGGCGTCCATTGTACGGATGTAACAAATGCAAGCAGGACGATGCTTTTCAACATTCATTCTTTGGAATGGGATAAAGAGCTCTGTGAATTTTTTGAAGTTCCGATGAAAATTCTTCCAAGTGTCCGGAGTTCTTCTGAGATCTATGGCCTAATGAAAGCTGGGGCCTTGGAAGGTGTGCCAATATCTGGGTGTTTGGGGGACCAATCTGCTGCATTGGTGGGACAACTGTGCTTCCAGGATGGACAAGCCAAAAACACGTATGGAACAGGCTGTTTCTTACTATGTAATACAGGCCATAAGTGTATATTTTCTAAACATGGCCTTCTGACCACAGTGGCTTACAAACTCGGCAGAGACAAACCAGTACATTATGCATTAGAAGGTTCGGTAGCTATAGCCGGTGCTGTTGTTCGCTGGCTCAGAGACAATCTTGGAATTATAAAGACCTCAGGGGAAATTGAAAAACTTGCTAAAGAAGTAGGTTCCTCTTATGGCTGCTATTTTGTCCCAGCCTTTTCAGGGCTATATGCACCTTATTGGGAGCCCAGTGCAAGAGGGATCATCTGTGGGCTCACCCAATTCACCAATAAATGCCATATTGCTTTTGCTTCATTAGAAGCTCTTTGTTTCCAAACCCGAGAGATTTTGGATGCCATGAATCGGGACTGTGGAATTCCACTCAGCCATTTGCAGGTAGACGGAGGAATGACCAAGAACAAAATTCTTATGCAGCTACAAGCAGACATTCTGTATATCCCAGTAGTGAAGCCCTTGATGCCTGAAACAACTGCCCTGGGAGCTGCCATGGCAGCAGGGGCTGCAGAAGGGGTTGGCGTTTGGAGTCTCGAGCCTGAGGATTTGTCAGCTGTCACGATGGAGCGGTTTGAACCTCAGATCAACGCCAAGGAAAGTGAAATTCGTTATTCTACATGGAAGAAAGCTGTGATGAAGTCCATGGGTTGGGTTAGCACTCAGTCTTCAGAAAACGGTGACCCTAGCATCTTCAGTAGTTTACCCTTGGGCTTTTTTATAGTGAGTAGCATGGTAATGTTAATCGGAGCAAGGTACCTCTCAGGTGTGCCGTAA